The following proteins come from a genomic window of Natronosalvus vescus:
- a CDS encoding GAF domain-containing sensor histidine kinase produces MTPPDATLTAEEARKELYAVMHRDLEFLAKARRALEIGTAYLGVENGHIARIETATNYWESIESTDPPDGEYPAGITLDLGTTYCRRTIQQESPLALHNVPEQGWEHDPAFETHGLHCYHGVPIHVNGDLFGTACFVDSEPRDEPFTEEELMFTELIGHMLGHTLEREYQRVRNAERDRLISVLSRVLRHNLRNDLTVVRGHTEILQEILPPNQLHHTNTIIDTVDDLLAVSEMARQLETVNDHTFDRQALDIEALVREVVSHVADDYPDASFLVEGDDTATVRVSQQLETALHELLDNAAKHTGAEPTVTATVTTTPNAVEIHVADDGPGLPEHEQRVLQQGVETPLSHGSGLGLWHVYWIVKRHDGEISIASSASGTTVTITLPFGETRILSESDHLLTPPSR; encoded by the coding sequence ATGACTCCTCCTGACGCTACTCTCACTGCTGAAGAGGCTCGTAAAGAGCTGTATGCCGTCATGCATCGGGATCTCGAATTTCTCGCTAAGGCCCGCCGTGCTCTCGAAATCGGTACCGCCTATCTTGGCGTCGAGAATGGCCATATTGCCCGAATAGAGACTGCCACAAACTACTGGGAATCTATTGAGAGTACTGACCCACCTGATGGAGAGTATCCGGCTGGCATCACGCTCGATCTGGGCACGACGTACTGTCGACGAACAATTCAACAGGAGTCCCCGCTTGCCCTCCATAATGTTCCCGAACAAGGCTGGGAACACGACCCTGCCTTCGAAACCCATGGGCTTCATTGTTACCACGGGGTGCCGATTCATGTCAACGGCGACCTCTTTGGAACGGCCTGTTTTGTTGATTCCGAACCACGCGATGAGCCGTTCACCGAGGAAGAACTGATGTTCACCGAGTTGATCGGACACATGCTCGGCCACACGCTTGAGCGGGAATACCAACGAGTGAGAAACGCCGAACGCGACCGCCTCATTAGCGTCCTCAGTCGAGTTCTTCGGCATAACCTTCGTAACGATCTGACCGTGGTACGTGGTCACACTGAGATTCTCCAGGAGATTCTCCCACCGAATCAGCTCCACCACACCAATACTATCATCGACACGGTCGACGACTTATTAGCGGTCAGTGAGATGGCTCGGCAACTCGAGACAGTAAACGATCATACGTTCGATCGGCAAGCACTCGATATCGAAGCGCTCGTTCGAGAGGTAGTGTCCCATGTTGCAGACGACTATCCTGACGCATCGTTTTTAGTCGAAGGAGATGACACGGCGACAGTTCGTGTCTCACAACAACTGGAGACGGCATTGCACGAACTTCTCGACAACGCGGCTAAACATACGGGAGCCGAGCCAACTGTTACTGCCACGGTGACGACCACACCGAACGCCGTGGAGATTCACGTTGCGGATGACGGCCCCGGGTTACCCGAACATGAACAACGAGTACTGCAACAGGGAGTCGAAACGCCACTCAGTCACGGGAGTGGACTCGGTCTCTGGCATGTGTACTGGATCGTCAAACGCCACGACGGAGAGATCTCCATCGCATCGTCAGCGAGTGGAACGACCGTGACGATTACATTGCCATTTGGTGAAACACGAATACTCTCAGAAAGCGATCATTTATTGACACCCCCCTCGCGCTAA
- a CDS encoding sensor histidine kinase, with product MNHTENAINRVEYTAELEQFVSVVSHDLRNPLQVASGYLELAQEVCESSHLDQIEEMHTRMDALIEELLVLAQQGDILSGCVLIDLVESINDSWHSVATAEATLNCDVDTGTRINTDPFRLQQLLANLFRNAIEHAGSDVTVCVGLLDEGFYVEDDGAGIPVEAHHRIFEWGYSTTDEGTGYGLHIIERIAQAHEWQITTTRRVDGGTRFEFRDVVIESA from the coding sequence GTGAATCACACAGAGAACGCAATTAACCGTGTTGAATACACTGCTGAATTAGAGCAGTTTGTGAGTGTCGTCTCCCACGATCTCCGGAACCCACTCCAGGTTGCCAGCGGCTACCTCGAATTAGCGCAAGAAGTGTGTGAGAGTTCTCATCTAGATCAGATCGAAGAGATGCACACGCGAATGGACGCCCTTATCGAGGAGTTGTTGGTACTCGCTCAACAGGGGGACATCCTCTCGGGCTGTGTCTTGATTGATCTGGTCGAATCAATCAATGATAGTTGGCACAGTGTGGCGACCGCTGAAGCGACGCTCAACTGTGATGTAGATACCGGAACCCGTATTAACACAGATCCATTTCGGCTTCAGCAATTACTTGCCAATCTGTTTCGTAACGCAATCGAACACGCCGGTTCCGACGTTACCGTGTGTGTTGGGCTTCTTGATGAAGGGTTCTACGTGGAAGATGATGGGGCAGGCATTCCCGTTGAGGCCCACCATCGAATTTTTGAGTGGGGATATTCAACGACTGACGAGGGAACTGGGTACGGACTTCACATCATCGAAAGGATTGCCCAGGCCCACGAATGGCAAATAACGACCACGAGAAGAGTAGACGGGGGTACTCGATTCGAATTTAGGGACGTGGTGATTGAATCGGCATAA
- a CDS encoding VirB4 family type IV secretion system protein, with the protein MIARAAFIGFLLELSSTLPDPSTQAGFALYIGITALVTLLVKIGWDRWQTDDVEEVKLSELLEESTLNEGVEEGALLDDIAERHQNLVAPAAIEWDTRTARVGEQWTSTLYIAEYPDYPKDGYLNELFELTDVEFDLTVHLRPRNQEQARDELQRIADDLQVDADLERSVRGSYLQDRAIAARSTYKSVENGSRVFDQALFITVRADTRDQLRESVRTIRSRLREQPAGLSPKTAICKQDLAIQAASPIGTNPFGREATALGGAVGALFASLHNATILEDGGVEFGSHWKNQSPVVIDPFARENGYAMFTIGDPGSGKSFGSKQNFIRSIEQSEDRIGIILEPLNNWAGVAEGLGGERITIGGNMGLNPLELKPTPERVQRAMGEDASPYREKLDSVMSFLTNYFAHRGIQLGDRRTTLELAIEEAYREKGITDDIATHHNESPTMRDVIDILVEMVEDPLAYVVRTHKESIKIGNDATWLVDQLRPFAAGGRYENLGRETEFDIRDEKVIYLDLAQQEGSLGGSTSLIMQLLISLVYERAKETDKEVVFVIDEARYIMQDAASLAYLEIVFRHHRHHNLSIRLATQTVDEFFQHAESEAIIDQCAIKQFHHLDGMDSEWADEFGLNSAQMRFVQEAMPGSERTGYSEALVGVDGEWRGIEVRAMENETAVIDFDPKARGRDSLPHRATETVDSIADRQRGDGQQDKAFSD; encoded by the coding sequence ATGATCGCTCGAGCTGCGTTCATCGGGTTCCTACTGGAGCTTTCATCGACGCTTCCGGATCCATCGACACAGGCTGGATTCGCCCTCTACATCGGTATCACTGCGCTGGTGACGCTGCTCGTGAAAATCGGATGGGATCGATGGCAGACAGACGACGTCGAGGAAGTCAAACTCAGTGAGCTACTCGAGGAGTCAACACTGAACGAGGGTGTCGAGGAGGGGGCGCTTCTCGATGACATTGCTGAGCGCCACCAGAATCTCGTTGCACCGGCGGCGATCGAGTGGGATACGCGTACCGCTCGTGTCGGTGAGCAGTGGACGTCGACGCTCTACATTGCGGAGTATCCAGACTATCCGAAAGATGGCTATCTGAACGAACTCTTCGAACTGACCGACGTCGAGTTCGACCTCACCGTTCATCTCCGACCGCGAAACCAAGAGCAGGCTCGAGACGAACTGCAACGAATTGCCGATGATCTGCAGGTTGATGCCGATCTCGAGCGGAGCGTGCGTGGCTCTTATTTGCAGGATCGGGCAATCGCGGCCAGGTCGACGTACAAAAGTGTCGAGAACGGCAGCCGCGTGTTCGACCAGGCGCTGTTCATCACCGTACGCGCAGATACCCGAGATCAACTCCGAGAGAGCGTCCGCACGATTCGGAGCCGGCTTCGCGAACAACCAGCTGGCCTCTCACCGAAGACAGCGATCTGTAAGCAGGATCTCGCGATTCAGGCAGCATCCCCGATCGGCACGAATCCCTTTGGACGCGAGGCAACCGCACTCGGCGGGGCTGTCGGTGCCCTGTTCGCTTCACTCCACAACGCGACGATTCTCGAGGACGGCGGCGTCGAATTCGGCTCACACTGGAAGAATCAGAGCCCGGTCGTGATCGATCCCTTCGCTCGAGAGAACGGCTATGCGATGTTCACGATTGGCGATCCAGGCTCTGGAAAGTCGTTTGGCTCGAAGCAGAACTTCATCCGCTCGATCGAACAGAGCGAAGATCGAATCGGGATCATCCTCGAGCCGTTGAACAACTGGGCCGGTGTCGCCGAGGGACTCGGGGGTGAACGAATCACCATTGGTGGGAATATGGGGCTCAATCCACTCGAGCTCAAGCCCACACCCGAACGCGTCCAGCGAGCGATGGGAGAGGATGCGAGCCCATACCGCGAGAAACTCGATAGCGTCATGAGCTTCTTGACGAACTACTTCGCCCACCGGGGAATCCAACTCGGCGATCGACGAACGACGCTCGAGTTGGCGATCGAAGAGGCGTATAGAGAGAAGGGAATCACGGACGATATCGCAACCCACCACAACGAGAGCCCGACGATGCGGGACGTCATCGATATTCTCGTCGAGATGGTCGAAGATCCATTGGCCTACGTCGTTCGAACGCACAAAGAGTCGATCAAGATCGGCAACGATGCAACGTGGTTAGTCGACCAGTTACGCCCCTTCGCCGCAGGTGGTCGGTATGAGAATCTCGGACGTGAAACTGAATTCGATATTCGCGACGAGAAGGTGATCTACCTCGACCTGGCTCAACAGGAAGGCAGCCTCGGTGGGAGCACGAGTCTCATCATGCAGTTGTTGATCTCACTGGTATATGAGCGTGCCAAGGAGACCGACAAAGAGGTCGTCTTCGTCATCGACGAGGCCCGCTACATCATGCAGGATGCGGCGAGTCTCGCATATCTCGAGATCGTGTTTCGCCACCACCGTCACCACAATCTGTCTATCAGGCTCGCCACCCAGACCGTCGACGAGTTCTTCCAACACGCAGAATCCGAGGCGATCATCGATCAGTGTGCCATCAAGCAGTTCCACCACCTCGATGGGATGGACAGCGAGTGGGCAGACGAATTCGGCCTCAACTCAGCACAGATGCGCTTCGTCCAGGAGGCCATGCCGGGGAGTGAGCGAACAGGCTACTCTGAAGCACTCGTCGGCGTCGATGGCGAGTGGCGCGGGATCGAGGTTCGAGCCATGGAGAACGAAACGGCTGTTATCGATTTCGACCCGAAAGCAAGGGGTCGGGATTCACTCCCACACAGGGCCACAGAGACGGTGGATTCTATCGCTGACCGTCAACGGGGTGACGGTCAGCAGGACAAAGCCTTCTCTGACTGA
- a CDS encoding ATP-binding protein, whose product MGIFYLYLRIFKFLFKITRMENPGTRLPPTFNDLDVGIILYQPSTGEILDVNEYTERLFGYSADQLRAMQVDEYTAPSTPFTQEEVVHFIQTAISGEQQSFEWQIERLNGEFRWTRVSLTETTIDGSRYVLGQVNDITEYKSRENLLQLLTRVIRHNLRNDMSVLIGYAEQLRTAIEDDRLEEEVETILDVATEVGNLSNAIKEIEQVTDADVTKRYPRNLCTVAREHVETAQSTYPECEFSIDASTDVWVTADEGLTYALDHAIRNAVEHNDRDTPKVTVTVDDDIENEVGQIQIIDNGPPIPEMEINAIDERTKTSSTYHGSGVGLWIMKWCVDSLGGKLTFKERSPRGNVVCLSLPKMDQRRE is encoded by the coding sequence TTGGGAATTTTCTACCTATATCTGCGAATCTTTAAGTTCCTGTTCAAAATCACACGTATGGAAAATCCGGGCACACGGTTACCGCCGACTTTCAACGATTTAGACGTCGGTATTATCCTCTATCAGCCATCGACAGGGGAGATACTCGACGTGAATGAGTACACAGAACGGCTATTTGGGTACTCTGCTGACCAACTCCGGGCGATGCAGGTTGACGAGTACACGGCACCGTCAACCCCGTTTACCCAGGAGGAAGTTGTTCACTTCATCCAGACGGCAATCAGCGGCGAACAGCAGTCCTTCGAGTGGCAAATCGAACGCCTCAACGGGGAATTTCGATGGACTCGCGTCTCTCTCACAGAGACGACGATCGACGGCTCACGGTATGTCCTCGGGCAAGTCAACGATATTACCGAATACAAGTCTCGAGAAAACCTGTTGCAGTTGCTCACACGCGTGATCCGACACAATCTCCGGAACGATATGTCGGTACTGATCGGGTACGCCGAACAACTGCGTACAGCAATCGAAGATGATCGCCTCGAAGAAGAGGTGGAGACGATTCTGGATGTTGCAACCGAAGTCGGGAACCTGAGCAATGCTATCAAGGAAATCGAACAAGTCACCGACGCCGACGTGACTAAGCGCTATCCGAGAAATCTCTGCACCGTCGCTCGAGAGCATGTCGAAACAGCCCAATCTACGTATCCTGAGTGTGAGTTTTCTATCGACGCCTCGACGGACGTGTGGGTAACTGCTGATGAAGGGCTGACCTATGCACTCGATCACGCGATCAGAAATGCCGTCGAACACAATGATCGTGACACGCCTAAGGTCACCGTAACCGTCGATGACGACATCGAAAACGAGGTAGGGCAGATTCAAATCATCGATAATGGGCCACCAATTCCTGAGATGGAAATCAATGCGATCGATGAACGAACCAAGACCTCTAGCACCTACCACGGCTCAGGGGTCGGTCTGTGGATCATGAAGTGGTGTGTTGATTCGTTGGGTGGGAAACTCACCTTCAAAGAGCGCTCACCTCGAGGGAACGTCGTTTGTCTTTCACTCCCCAAAATGGATCAGCGACGAGAGTAG
- a CDS encoding SWIM zinc finger family protein, translated as MSTNPLSSLEFTRRTAKRAQYEAFEYQLTPEGVLVRNGSHANPDEHEYLVTVTNGVPARCECPADEHYKGACKHRVAVAIRRPIIQAATENQLIADGGLPVKRADRTQDASSGEGGQSSPDSECWCETSEGSFPCWDCVQTGRRSLEDCE; from the coding sequence ATGTCGACAAATCCACTCTCGAGTCTCGAGTTTACCCGCCGAACAGCGAAACGCGCCCAGTACGAAGCCTTCGAGTATCAACTCACACCGGAGGGCGTGCTCGTGCGAAACGGCAGTCACGCCAATCCCGACGAACACGAATACCTCGTCACAGTCACAAACGGCGTGCCAGCCCGGTGTGAGTGCCCTGCAGACGAACACTACAAGGGTGCTTGCAAACACCGAGTTGCGGTTGCGATTCGACGACCGATCATCCAGGCTGCGACCGAAAACCAGCTCATCGCTGATGGAGGTCTGCCCGTTAAGAGGGCGGACAGGACTCAGGACGCGTCCTCAGGAGAGGGAGGTCAGTCGTCGCCCGATAGCGAGTGTTGGTGTGAGACGTCCGAAGGGTCGTTCCCCTGCTGGGACTGTGTCCAAACTGGCCGGCGCTCACTCGAGGATTGCGAATGA
- a CDS encoding right-handed parallel beta-helix repeat-containing protein, translating to MVSDQEKKKVSTTEQSTSRRSYLGALTALGAGGGLVGSSTQKSKGTTQAASNQSPWEGISVSDSGTEVTDDISHLDFGSSLAATELENDNNVRIDLDTEGTNPHIVNVESDLGVEPNEDDLWEAVYDHYQSFSPSNRNHMYIVPPGTWLVETDNIHLDAHEFFGIRGNPSATLRINDQDIDRMMTVGTIDDSVPHAQRTVMQDFQIDIRGDFDTGIGRWYTYRFGLIERVNMRGSRNRLHPEYGGDRHTIMVDGVKSTSTNLIRACHLNNWDVQHDADQVGHAIAYSSEPNHSGLNVWEGCQVTGYTDNGFYMSTSNGRNLITGCTAVNCAGAGIRIGANDMVRNCKIIMTEEPAHPWSGLWIENGGGQVVEKLYVQNNIQKPTEIIRCTHDGHARFTDVHINDQGEGGRIIRVNDDDDSKTTFNSCTITDRSSPSTSDYGVYVQSSNVRFRDCDFDFESQSDNDRHGIYVNGRGDDVDNLVLDDCDINADGASLRFADGGEKHRVQHSTFEELVMSDANTSLRDVLWLGNHHEGRTVFHGERSDWKGDFNWGFEI from the coding sequence ATGGTTTCTGATCAGGAGAAAAAGAAAGTCAGTACAACCGAACAAAGTACCTCGCGGCGATCGTACTTAGGTGCTTTAACAGCCCTCGGTGCGGGAGGCGGTCTCGTTGGTTCATCCACACAAAAGTCGAAGGGGACGACTCAAGCGGCAAGCAACCAGAGCCCGTGGGAAGGGATTTCTGTGTCCGATTCGGGAACAGAGGTCACCGATGACATTTCCCACCTCGATTTCGGTTCATCGCTGGCCGCAACTGAGCTCGAGAACGACAATAACGTTCGGATCGACCTCGATACTGAAGGTACGAACCCTCATATCGTCAACGTGGAAAGTGACCTGGGGGTTGAACCAAATGAGGACGACCTCTGGGAGGCGGTCTACGACCACTACCAGTCGTTCAGCCCGAGCAACCGAAACCATATGTACATCGTCCCACCGGGGACGTGGCTCGTCGAAACGGACAATATCCACCTCGATGCCCACGAGTTCTTTGGAATCAGAGGAAATCCCTCGGCGACGCTGCGGATCAACGATCAGGATATTGACCGGATGATGACCGTCGGGACGATTGATGATTCGGTTCCACACGCCCAGCGAACCGTCATGCAGGACTTCCAGATCGACATTCGCGGCGACTTCGACACAGGTATTGGTCGGTGGTACACGTACAGATTCGGCCTCATCGAGCGGGTCAACATGCGTGGATCTCGGAATAGGCTCCATCCAGAGTACGGCGGTGACCGTCATACGATTATGGTGGACGGGGTCAAATCAACGTCAACGAACCTCATCAGGGCGTGTCATCTCAACAATTGGGATGTCCAACACGACGCTGATCAGGTTGGTCACGCGATCGCCTATAGCTCGGAGCCCAACCATTCTGGGTTAAACGTATGGGAAGGGTGTCAAGTGACTGGCTACACGGACAACGGATTCTATATGTCGACCAGTAACGGGCGGAACCTCATTACTGGATGTACGGCCGTCAACTGTGCCGGCGCGGGCATTCGCATCGGTGCAAACGACATGGTTCGTAATTGCAAGATCATTATGACGGAAGAGCCCGCCCATCCGTGGAGTGGACTGTGGATAGAAAACGGCGGTGGACAGGTGGTCGAGAAGCTCTACGTTCAAAATAACATTCAAAAACCGACCGAGATTATTCGGTGTACACACGACGGACACGCACGGTTCACGGACGTCCACATCAACGATCAAGGCGAAGGCGGACGTATAATCCGTGTCAACGACGACGACGATAGCAAAACGACCTTCAATTCGTGTACAATCACCGATCGATCGAGTCCATCGACATCCGATTACGGTGTCTACGTACAGTCGTCGAACGTTCGATTCCGCGATTGCGATTTCGACTTCGAATCGCAATCGGATAACGATCGGCACGGAATCTATGTCAATGGTCGAGGAGATGACGTTGACAATCTCGTTCTTGACGACTGTGACATCAACGCGGATGGGGCGAGTTTACGGTTTGCCGACGGCGGGGAGAAACACCGTGTTCAGCATTCAACTTTCGAGGAACTCGTGATGAGTGACGCTAACACATCGCTCAGAGATGTATTGTGGCTCGGGAATCACCACGAAGGGCGCACAGTTTTCCACGGGGAGCGGTCGGACTGGAAAGGAGACTTCAACTGGGGCTTCGAAATATAG
- a CDS encoding DUF2080 family transposase-associated protein, translating into MANRFEIDGEEVLDGEVKPFGNSAHVTVPKRWRGADVKVVRISEPTEEGEE; encoded by the coding sequence ATGGCGAACCGATTTGAAATCGACGGCGAGGAAGTTCTCGACGGTGAGGTCAAACCGTTCGGGAACAGCGCCCACGTCACCGTCCCCAAACGTTGGCGTGGAGCAGACGTGAAAGTCGTCCGAATCTCAGAACCTACCGAGGAGGGCGAAGAGTGA
- a CDS encoding ATP-binding protein — MTFYDRGSELESLEAAAASSNYEFYVVYGRRRVGKTELLKTFCANRPHIYFLAAQESEHRQREKFIEQVADYFDDRIPRIDGWDNAFDYLGEVIADEQIVIVIDEFPYLIEENDSLPSYVQSFVDERLQDTDSMLVLCGSSVSTMESEVLGHKSPLYGRRTGQIDLQPFSFKQAREAIAYDLEEAIQSYAVTGGTPMYLTHFDYECSLADNIRTHILSPTGILYNEPEFLLRTELRNPSRYMSILEAVALGHTTPNEISGGTGIDVGPLSKYLQTLRRLRLLDREVPITESRKKSKRSRYHVADEFLRFWFRYVEPNRSSIEEAPDVVLEGTIQPDLPDHVAPTFEDICQEAIWEVIRGSEIEPYSKVGRWWYGEHEIDIVGLAPNDDRILFAECKWTNEPVGYSLVDNLRNKAENVRWGPETRSEQFALFSKSGFVDGLEQEVEDNEKWLFFDLTKLDSVLSSVTHD; from the coding sequence ATGACCTTCTACGATCGTGGCAGCGAACTCGAATCCCTCGAGGCAGCAGCCGCATCATCGAACTATGAGTTTTATGTGGTGTATGGCCGACGTCGCGTCGGGAAGACCGAACTGCTCAAAACCTTTTGTGCTAATCGACCACATATCTATTTTCTCGCTGCTCAAGAATCAGAGCACCGCCAGCGTGAGAAGTTCATCGAGCAAGTTGCCGACTACTTCGATGATCGCATCCCCCGAATCGATGGGTGGGACAATGCGTTCGACTACCTCGGAGAGGTGATCGCTGACGAACAGATTGTGATCGTCATCGATGAATTTCCGTACCTGATCGAAGAAAACGACTCCCTCCCGTCGTACGTGCAGTCGTTTGTCGACGAACGACTCCAGGACACAGATTCGATGCTCGTCCTCTGTGGCTCGAGTGTGAGCACGATGGAGTCGGAAGTCCTCGGTCACAAGAGCCCCCTGTACGGCCGCCGTACGGGCCAAATTGATCTACAGCCGTTTTCGTTCAAACAAGCTCGAGAGGCGATTGCATACGATTTGGAGGAAGCAATCCAATCGTACGCAGTCACCGGTGGCACGCCGATGTATCTCACTCACTTTGATTATGAGTGCTCACTCGCTGACAATATCCGAACGCATATCCTGTCTCCAACGGGGATTCTTTACAACGAACCGGAGTTCCTCTTGCGCACTGAATTGCGAAATCCTTCGCGATACATGAGTATCCTTGAAGCGGTCGCGTTAGGCCACACAACGCCGAATGAAATTTCGGGAGGAACCGGTATTGACGTAGGGCCACTGTCGAAATACTTACAGACACTCCGCCGGCTTCGCCTCCTCGATCGTGAGGTACCCATCACGGAATCCAGGAAGAAGTCGAAGCGATCGCGCTATCACGTCGCGGACGAATTCCTACGCTTCTGGTTTCGATATGTCGAGCCGAATCGCTCGAGTATTGAGGAAGCACCCGACGTCGTCTTGGAAGGCACTATTCAGCCAGATCTGCCTGACCACGTTGCACCAACGTTTGAGGATATCTGTCAGGAAGCCATCTGGGAAGTGATTCGAGGTAGTGAAATCGAGCCCTACTCCAAAGTTGGCCGCTGGTGGTATGGCGAACACGAAATCGATATCGTGGGCCTGGCACCGAACGACGACCGGATCCTGTTCGCCGAATGTAAGTGGACGAATGAACCGGTCGGGTACTCGCTCGTCGATAATCTCCGAAATAAAGCTGAAAACGTCCGGTGGGGGCCGGAAACCCGAAGCGAGCAGTTTGCGCTTTTCTCGAAATCCGGTTTTGTCGACGGACTCGAACAAGAGGTAGAAGACAATGAGAAGTGGTTATTCTTCGACCTCACTAAGCTCGATTCAGTTCTCTCGTCAGTTACCCACGACTGA
- a CDS encoding DUF7342 family protein, whose translation MRWQIICVFSSCLYTTMSSDGDSDRPPKLAEEWEQQREKQSTRERVYAVSLQLYEPTRVAIVADRADVSKETAREYLRWFTEIGMLTHDGESPDQFSRNESYFEWRRIQRLQAHPPEKLEEELEQLTATERDYRDRYDADGPGEVDALEHADYTDLESVWMELQEWQTVRRRIRELEQARQNQNGSAQAPA comes from the coding sequence ATGCGGTGGCAAATTATATGCGTCTTCAGCTCTTGTTTGTACACAACTATGAGTTCGGATGGTGACTCAGACCGGCCACCCAAACTAGCTGAGGAGTGGGAACAGCAGAGAGAAAAGCAGTCGACGAGAGAGCGCGTGTACGCCGTTTCACTTCAATTGTATGAACCAACGCGTGTCGCAATCGTTGCAGACCGAGCAGACGTCTCAAAGGAAACCGCCCGCGAGTATCTGCGGTGGTTCACAGAAATCGGCATGCTGACTCACGATGGTGAATCTCCGGATCAGTTCAGTCGAAATGAGTCATACTTCGAATGGCGTCGCATCCAGCGTCTCCAGGCACATCCTCCTGAGAAATTAGAAGAGGAGCTAGAGCAACTTACTGCCACCGAGCGTGACTACCGTGACCGATACGACGCTGACGGGCCTGGAGAGGTTGACGCCCTTGAGCACGCGGACTACACCGATCTCGAATCGGTCTGGATGGAGCTCCAGGAATGGCAGACGGTTCGGCGACGGATTCGAGAACTCGAGCAAGCACGGCAAAACCAGAACGGGAGTGCGCAAGCTCCGGCGTGA
- a CDS encoding MOSC domain-containing protein yields MKSIEHGEVIEGKGLRGDRYFKKEGLWNLLDQDPDRDVKGASDITFIEAEALEAVERDADILIDDGAHRRNVQTRDVPLNHLVGKRFTVGEISCEGIELCEPCGYMQSLIGEVGLSDALVHRGGLNARVVSSGTISIGDEIRW; encoded by the coding sequence ATGAAATCCATCGAGCATGGAGAAGTCATTGAAGGGAAGGGGCTACGTGGAGATCGCTATTTCAAAAAAGAAGGGCTGTGGAATCTGCTTGATCAAGATCCCGATCGAGATGTGAAGGGGGCAAGCGATATCACGTTCATCGAAGCGGAAGCGCTCGAGGCCGTCGAACGAGATGCGGACATTTTGATTGACGATGGAGCCCATCGGAGGAATGTTCAGACTCGAGATGTCCCGTTGAACCACCTTGTCGGAAAACGATTCACGGTAGGCGAGATATCTTGTGAGGGCATCGAACTGTGCGAACCGTGTGGTTACATGCAATCACTGATTGGTGAAGTGGGATTAAGTGATGCACTTGTTCATCGAGGCGGCCTGAATGCACGAGTGGTTTCCTCCGGAACGATTTCGATTGGCGATGAAATCAGGTGGTGA
- a CDS encoding twin-arginine translocation signal domain-containing protein, whose product MDMARSRRNFLKKNGVAVAAVLGAGCTALGSDEDEGLVVGDIFFMNHHSDARKVRLAIDRNDNQIYDRTVHVPGGDRYLKTITARWSSEPAVFKLTYVGLSEEVESEIYERTLTAEDAVDGECTIPVIDLKAPGSQRQGRIAFGLMKPSQFRDHVGVSCPER is encoded by the coding sequence ATGGATATGGCTCGATCAAGACGAAATTTTCTGAAGAAGAATGGTGTTGCAGTTGCAGCTGTATTAGGTGCTGGTTGTACTGCGCTCGGATCAGATGAAGATGAGGGGTTGGTTGTGGGTGATATTTTCTTCATGAATCACCACAGTGACGCGCGAAAAGTCCGTCTCGCAATCGATCGAAATGATAATCAGATCTATGACCGAACTGTGCACGTTCCGGGAGGTGATCGTTACTTGAAAACGATAACTGCGAGGTGGTCATCCGAACCAGCAGTGTTCAAATTGACGTATGTGGGCCTCAGCGAAGAGGTAGAATCTGAGATTTATGAACGAACGCTAACCGCTGAGGATGCAGTTGACGGCGAGTGTACAATCCCTGTGATTGATTTGAAAGCACCTGGCTCTCAGAGGCAAGGCCGGATCGCGTTCGGTCTGATGAAACCCTCGCAATTCAGAGATCATGTCGGTGTAAGCTGCCCAGAACGATAA